Within Amycolatopsis sp. cg5, the genomic segment GAGTGCGTCCAGCGCGGCGGCCCACGAGGCGTCCGCGCTCCGAGACTGGTGCCCGAAGCCCCCGCCCCGTTCCAGGCTCACGTAGCCGTGGAGCGTGCTGTGCAGCAACCGGACCGCGTCGGTTTCGGCGGGCTCGGGCAGTGCGTAGCCGCGCAACAGCGCCCGGGTCAGTTCGGCGTGCCTGCGCGCGGGTTCGGCGGCGGCGCTGTCCGGGTCGAGCGGGAGCTGCGCGGCGGCATAGCGGCCGGGGTGCGAGGTCGCGTAGGCGCGGTAGGCGTCGGCGAAGGCGACTAGCGCGTCCTTGCCGGAGCGGCCCGCGAGTGCGGCGGTGGCGCGGTCGGCGAGTTCGCGCAGTGCGAGCGCTGAGGTGCGGACGCGCAGGTCGTGGGCGTTGCGGACGTGGGAGTAGAGGCTCGCGTCCTTGACGCCGAAGCGGCGGGCGAGCGCGGAGACGGTGACGTTGTCGAAGCCGACCTCGTCGGCGAGTTCGGCCGCCGCCTCGGTCAGGCGGTCGGCGGTCAGGCCCGCGCGTGCCATGGCTCACCCCTCGTTTCCTAGAGACTTTAATTATTTGCCTAAGACCTCTAGGAAAGCTAGCTTCGATCGTGTGAGACCCATAACCGAGCAAGAGATCCGCACCTCGTTCATCAACTGCACCAAGGGGGAGGCCAAGCGCCTCGCCGTGCCCAAGGACCTCGCCGACCGCCCGTGGGACGACCTCGACTTCCTCGGCTGGCGTGATCCCGCGTCGCCGGAGCGGTCGTACATCGTCGCCGAAACCGGCGATGGGCTCGTCGGCGTCGCGTTGCGCCGGGCCGCGCAGGCGGGGCTCGCGCGCCGCAGCATGTGCTCGCTGTGCCTGACCACACATTCCGGCGACGGCGTCTCGCTGATGACCGCGCGCAAGGCGGGATCGGAGGGGCGCCAGGGCAACTCGGTCGGCTCGTACATCTGCGCCGACCTGGCGTGTTCGCTGTATCTGCGCGGCAAGAAGGACGCGGGGAACGGCGGGCGGCTGCACGAGTCGCTCAGTGTCGACGAGCTGATCGAGCGGACCGCGGGCAACCTCGCGGGGTTCCTCGACAAGGTGGCCGCGTGAACGAACATGTTCGTGACGAACATGTTCGTGTATGGTGGGTGGCACGCTGACCACCAAGGAGCCACCATGACCACCCATCACCCGATCGCGATCATCGGCGCCGGACTCGGCGGCCTCACCCTCGCCCGGATC encodes:
- a CDS encoding TetR/AcrR family transcriptional regulator; protein product: MARAGLTADRLTEAAAELADEVGFDNVTVSALARRFGVKDASLYSHVRNAHDLRVRTSALALRELADRATAALAGRSGKDALVAFADAYRAYATSHPGRYAAAQLPLDPDSAAAEPARRHAELTRALLRGYALPEPAETDAVRLLHSTLHGYVSLERGGGFGHQSRSADASWAAALDALDAVLRHWP
- a CDS encoding FBP domain-containing protein, with the translated sequence MRPITEQEIRTSFINCTKGEAKRLAVPKDLADRPWDDLDFLGWRDPASPERSYIVAETGDGLVGVALRRAAQAGLARRSMCSLCLTTHSGDGVSLMTARKAGSEGRQGNSVGSYICADLACSLYLRGKKDAGNGGRLHESLSVDELIERTAGNLAGFLDKVAA